A region of Massilia sp. KIM DNA encodes the following proteins:
- the pheA gene encoding prephenate dehydratase produces MTDKLTPLREQIDAIDAQILDLLSRRGKIAQEVGHVKAETNAPVFRPEREAQVLRGVAERNPGPLKDRDVQTIFREIMSSCRALEKRVTVAYLGPSGTFSEQAVFQQFGSAIETLPCVSIDEVFRATEAGTADFGVVPVENSSEGAINRTLDLLLATTTIISGEISIPVHHSLMSSSGSMEGVKTVCAHSQALAQCQVWLNQHYPELERRAVASNAEAAVLASKDPTVAAIASEMAGEQYKLGVVQAHIQDDPHNRTRFVVIGQLQTGPSGRDRTALVLAVPNKAGAVYNLLAPLAKHGVSMTRFESRPARIGTWEYYFYVDIEGHVHDAAVKRALEELQHNAAFFKVLGSYPQSL; encoded by the coding sequence ATGACAGACAAACTCACACCCCTGCGCGAACAGATCGACGCCATCGACGCGCAAATCCTGGATCTCCTCTCGCGCCGCGGCAAGATCGCGCAGGAAGTCGGCCACGTGAAGGCCGAGACCAACGCCCCCGTGTTCCGCCCCGAGCGCGAAGCGCAAGTGCTGCGCGGCGTGGCCGAGCGCAACCCCGGTCCGCTCAAGGACCGCGATGTCCAGACCATCTTCCGCGAGATCATGTCCTCCTGCCGCGCGCTGGAAAAGCGCGTCACGGTCGCCTATCTCGGCCCCAGCGGCACCTTCAGCGAGCAGGCCGTGTTCCAGCAGTTCGGCAGCGCCATCGAGACCCTGCCTTGCGTGTCGATCGACGAGGTGTTCCGCGCCACCGAGGCCGGCACCGCCGACTTCGGCGTGGTCCCGGTCGAGAACTCGTCCGAGGGCGCGATCAACCGCACCCTCGACTTGCTCCTGGCCACCACCACCATCATCAGCGGCGAGATCTCGATCCCGGTCCACCACAGCCTGATGAGCAGCTCGGGTTCCATGGAGGGCGTGAAGACCGTGTGCGCCCACTCCCAGGCCCTGGCACAGTGCCAGGTCTGGCTCAACCAGCACTACCCCGAGCTGGAGCGCCGCGCCGTGGCTTCCAACGCCGAAGCCGCCGTACTGGCCAGCAAGGACCCGACGGTGGCGGCGATCGCCAGCGAGATGGCGGGCGAGCAGTACAAGCTGGGCGTGGTCCAGGCCCACATCCAGGACGACCCGCACAACCGCACCCGCTTCGTGGTGATCGGCCAGCTCCAGACCGGGCCGTCCGGACGCGACCGCACCGCGCTGGTGCTGGCGGTGCCGAACAAGGCGGGCGCCGTCTACAACCTGCTGGCGCCGCTGGCCAAGCACGGCGTGTCGATGACCCGCTTCGAATCGCGCCCGGCGCGCATCGGCACCTGGGAGTACTACTTCTACGTCGACATCGAGGGCCACGTGCACGACGCCGCCGTCAAGCGCGCCCTCGAGGAGCTGCAGCACAACGCCGCCTTCTTCAAGGTGCTCGGCTCCTACCCGCAAAGCCTTTAA
- the serC gene encoding 3-phosphoserine/phosphohydroxythreonine transaminase has translation MTRIFNFSAGPAVLPKEVLQQAADEMLDWHGSGMSVMEMSHRGPEFISIYRQAEADLRELLAVPPNYKILFMQGGGLGQNAIIPLNLAGCCAQPAIIDFVHTGSWSGKSIKEAKRYAQVNVAASSEASGFTGVPPQESWQLSPGAAYLHICTNETIDGVEYNFVPEIDPRIPIVADMSSHILSRQIDVSKYGVIFAGAQKNIGPAGLTLVIVRDDLLNDALPICPSAFHWKTVAENESMFNTPPTYAIYIAGLVFAHLKREGGVAAMEQRNIEKARLLYAALDADDFYQNRVAPAFRSRMNVPFYLRDESLNEQFLAGAKARGLLQLKGHKSVGGMRASIYNAMPIEGVQALVDYLNEFAGR, from the coding sequence ATGACCCGGATATTCAATTTCTCGGCCGGCCCGGCCGTCCTCCCCAAGGAAGTGCTGCAGCAGGCCGCCGACGAGATGCTCGACTGGCACGGCAGCGGCATGTCGGTGATGGAGATGAGCCATCGCGGTCCGGAATTCATCTCGATCTACCGCCAGGCCGAGGCCGACCTGCGCGAGCTGCTGGCGGTCCCGCCCAACTACAAGATCCTGTTCATGCAGGGCGGGGGACTGGGCCAGAACGCCATCATTCCGCTCAACCTGGCGGGCTGCTGCGCCCAGCCGGCCATCATCGACTTCGTCCACACCGGTTCCTGGTCGGGCAAGTCGATCAAGGAAGCGAAGCGCTACGCCCAGGTCAACGTCGCCGCCTCCAGCGAGGCGAGCGGCTTCACCGGGGTCCCGCCCCAGGAAAGCTGGCAGCTCAGCCCGGGCGCGGCCTACCTGCACATCTGCACCAACGAGACCATCGACGGCGTCGAGTACAACTTCGTGCCCGAGATCGATCCGCGCATTCCGATCGTGGCCGACATGTCCTCGCACATCCTGTCGCGGCAAATCGACGTGTCGAAGTACGGGGTGATCTTCGCCGGGGCCCAGAAGAACATCGGCCCGGCCGGACTGACCCTGGTGATCGTGCGCGACGACCTGCTGAACGACGCGCTGCCGATCTGCCCCTCGGCCTTCCACTGGAAGACGGTGGCCGAGAACGAATCCATGTTCAACACGCCGCCGACCTATGCGATCTACATCGCCGGCCTGGTGTTCGCCCACCTCAAGCGCGAGGGCGGGGTGGCGGCCATGGAACAGCGTAATATCGAAAAAGCGCGGCTGCTGTACGCCGCGCTGGACGCCGACGACTTCTACCAGAACCGGGTGGCGCCCGCATTCCGTTCGCGCATGAACGTACCCTTCTACCTGCGCGACGAATCCCTGAACGAACAATTCCTGGCCGGCGCGAAGGCGCGCGGGCTGCTGCAACTGAAGGGCCACAAGTCCGTCGGCGGCATGCGCGCATCGATCTACAACGCGATGCCGATCGAGGGCGTGCAGGCCCTCGTCGATTACTTGAACGAGTTCGCGGGGCGCTGA
- a CDS encoding DUF2059 domain-containing protein: MKKFFVALATAATLAGLPSFAVAAPDAQTTAAVKAMLDAMEIKKVMAASFVQMEQQIPVMMRAQVMAAIEADTSLSPEKRKEAIARVDQMVPRAAEAVGRLFRDPSLLDEMVNEMVPLYANHFTTAEIKELTAFYRSPLGRKMLANMPKLSAESMALGQRVVAPRLNGMMQDVMKSLQNP, encoded by the coding sequence ATGAAAAAATTCTTCGTCGCCCTCGCCACCGCCGCCACCCTGGCCGGCCTGCCATCCTTCGCCGTCGCCGCCCCCGACGCCCAGACCACCGCCGCCGTCAAGGCGATGCTGGACGCCATGGAGATCAAGAAGGTGATGGCCGCTTCCTTCGTCCAGATGGAGCAGCAGATTCCCGTCATGATGCGCGCCCAGGTGATGGCGGCGATCGAGGCCGACACCAGCCTGAGCCCGGAAAAGCGCAAGGAAGCGATCGCCAGGGTCGACCAGATGGTGCCGCGCGCGGCCGAGGCGGTCGGCCGCCTGTTCCGCGATCCGAGCCTGCTGGACGAGATGGTGAACGAAATGGTGCCGCTCTACGCCAACCACTTCACGACCGCCGAGATCAAGGAACTGACCGCCTTCTACCGCTCCCCGCTGGGCCGCAAGATGCTGGCCAACATGCCCAAGCTGTCGGCCGAAAGCATGGCCCTCGGCCAGCGCGTGGTCGCGCCGCGCCTGAACGGCATGATGCAGGACGTCATGAAGAGCCTGCAGAACCCCTGA